GTACACTAaaagcccgctccacatccttccgcGCAGCCTCCTGCTTTGCCGCACAACACTCTCCTCTCACCCATTGGGCAGCTGATCGTCTTCAAAAAAACAGCCACCTTGGGTATATGCCATCGGCCAAGTAATACCCCATATGATGTTGGCGTCCGTTGGCAGTGAACTGGATGGCCGGGCCGCGACCCCTGCATTGATCGGCGAAGAGGgtggacgagttgaggacattaatgtcgttgttcgacccggctacaccGAAGTATGCATGCCAGATCTAGAGCCGGTGGTTAGCGACGGCTTCGAGGATCATCTTCGGGTGGCTGCCCTTGTAGCCACTAgtaaattggcctctccacgccgtcgggcaattcttccactcccagTGCATACAGTCGACGCTCCCTAGCATTCTAGGGAAGCCGTGCACCATCTCGTGCATCCTCATCAGCCTCTGGCAATCATCAGCAGTCGGTCTTCGCAAATATGTGTCGCCGAAAGCCTCCACAATTCCCTTACAAAAAGTCTTCAGACACTCGCGGCCAGTTGTCTCCCCGACGTgcaggtactcgtcgaacatatccgcCGTGGTGCCGTACGCCAACTGCCAGCAcgcaaccgtgcacttctGCACCGACGTAAGTTCGGGTCTGCTGATGCCATCTTCCCGATACGTGAAGTACTCATCTCGCCGCATTCTGAAACGGCGGTGAAAAACCATCGGGCCCTACCGTGGTTGATCGGAAAAATAGTTCGCGAACAGACGCTCGTGAGCTACGTCGTGCTCGCGGGGGCATACGCCCGACGTCGAATCGGCCGAGGGACACGCGCCACCGCCGCCTGCTCTGCCTCTGCACGCTCACGCTCCATTTATGCCAAGCATTCCCCCGCGGCTTCGTTAACGCAATCGAATAAGGCTCGAGTCAAGGCCCGGGTAATGCCTTCCGATGTATTCCAATCATCGCCGTTGGGattcattttttgtagtgagaaaaatggaaagtgatatttgatgagagagagaaaaattgggAGATGGAAAATTGGAAGATGTGAGAAATGGTAGAGAATTGAGGtgtttaaatagaaaaagaaattggaaaaaaaaaaaacgcgtTGCATCGTCCGTGGCGCCACAGTGGCTGACGATGCCACGGAGGACGCACATCGTCCGCGGACTATGTCAAGGGCGCGGACAATGGACGACGCATCGTCCGTGGTGCTGCAATGGctgacgatgcgacggacgatgcatcgtctgtcgcatcgtccgccccattgcggatgcccttaATGGCATTtgagtcttacttttatatactccccctgtcccatcattaaaaatgaaacgttttccttttgtGTTTGTCcctttaaaaatgaaacgtttcctaaaatggaaacaactctatttctactttttcatctctcttactttactctctcctcatcaaatcacaaaacaacactacataaaatcccgtgccgattcccaaatgtttcattttaagtgggacggagggagtattagttttataatagaatatgagtgtgaatgag
The nucleotide sequence above comes from Salvia hispanica cultivar TCC Black 2014 chromosome 5, UniMelb_Shisp_WGS_1.0, whole genome shotgun sequence. Encoded proteins:
- the LOC125189593 gene encoding uncharacterized protein LOC125189593 codes for the protein MVFHRRFRMRRDEYFTYREDGISRPELTSVQKCTVACWQLAYGTTADMFDEYLHVGETTGRECLKTFCKGIVEAFGDTYLRRPTADDCQRLMRMHEMVHGFPRMLGSVDCMHWEWKNCPTAWRGQFTSGYKGSHPKMILEAVANHRL